The proteins below come from a single Microtus ochrogaster isolate Prairie Vole_2 chromosome 8, MicOch1.0, whole genome shotgun sequence genomic window:
- the Vegfb gene encoding vascular endothelial growth factor B isoform X1 — protein MSPLLRSLLLAALLQLALTQAPVSQFDGSSHQKKVVSWIDVYARATCQPREVVVPLSMELMGNVVKQLVPSCVTVQRCGGCCPDDGLECVPIGQHQVRMQILMIQYPSSQLGEMSLEEHSQCECRPKKKESAVKPDRAAIPHHRPQPRSVPGWDSAPGAPSPADIIHPTPAPGPSAHVVPSAVSALTPGPAAAAADAAASSVAKGGA, from the exons ATGAGCCCCCTGCTCCGCAGCCTGCTGCTCGCTGCACTGCTGCAGCTGGCCCTCACCCAG gctcctgtgtCCCAGTTTGATGGCTCCAGCCACCAGAAGAAAG TGGTGTCGTGGATAGATGTTTATGCGCGTGCCACATGCCAGCCCAGGGAGGTGGTGGTGCCTCTGAGTATGGAGCTCATGGGCAATGTGGTCAAACAACTAGTGCCCAGCTGCGTGACTGTGCAGCGCTGTGGTGGCTGCTGCCCTGACGACGGCCTGGAATGTGTGCCCATTGGGCAACACCAAGTCCGAATGCAG ATCCTCATGATCCAGTACCCGAGCAGTCAGCTGGGGGAGATGTCCCTGGAAGAACACAGCcaatgtgaatgcag accaaaaaaaaaggagagtgCTGTGAAGCCAGATAG GGCTGCCATACCCCACCACCGTCCCCAGCCCCGCTCTGTTCCGGGCTGGGACTCTGCCCCGGGAGCACCCTCCCCAGCTGACATCATCCATcccactccagccccaggaccctCTGCCCACGTTGTACCCAGCGCCGTCAGCGCCCTGACCCCCGGAcctgccgctgccgctgccgaCGCCGCAGCCTCCTCCGTTGCCAAGGGCGGGGCTTAG
- the Vegfb gene encoding vascular endothelial growth factor B isoform X2, producing the protein MSPLLRSLLLAALLQLALTQAPVSQFDGSSHQKKVVSWIDVYARATCQPREVVVPLSMELMGNVVKQLVPSCVTVQRCGGCCPDDGLECVPIGQHQVRMQILMIQYPSSQLGEMSLEEHSQCECRPKKKESAVKPDSPRTLCPRCTQRRQRPDPRTCRCRCRRRSLLRCQGRGLELNPDTCRCRKPRK; encoded by the exons ATGAGCCCCCTGCTCCGCAGCCTGCTGCTCGCTGCACTGCTGCAGCTGGCCCTCACCCAG gctcctgtgtCCCAGTTTGATGGCTCCAGCCACCAGAAGAAAG TGGTGTCGTGGATAGATGTTTATGCGCGTGCCACATGCCAGCCCAGGGAGGTGGTGGTGCCTCTGAGTATGGAGCTCATGGGCAATGTGGTCAAACAACTAGTGCCCAGCTGCGTGACTGTGCAGCGCTGTGGTGGCTGCTGCCCTGACGACGGCCTGGAATGTGTGCCCATTGGGCAACACCAAGTCCGAATGCAG ATCCTCATGATCCAGTACCCGAGCAGTCAGCTGGGGGAGATGTCCCTGGAAGAACACAGCcaatgtgaatgcag accaaaaaaaaaggagagtgCTGTGAAGCCAGATAG ccccaggaccctCTGCCCACGTTGTACCCAGCGCCGTCAGCGCCCTGACCCCCGGAcctgccgctgccgctgccgaCGCCGCAGCCTCCTCCGTTGCCAAGGGCGGGGCTTAGAGCTCAACCCAGACACCTGCAG